The sequence below is a genomic window from Chryseobacterium foetidum.
CTTTTCTGTAAAGGTTTTGAGCTTTGTCGATCGTAGAGTTCATATTATCCTCACGAATCATTTTATTCTCCAGATAAGTTGCATAAGCACCTTGATGAACGTATAGATTCTGATCTTCCATTTCCCAGATAATTCCGCACACAGCATCGAGGAAATAACGGTCGTGAGTAACGAGAAGAAGTGTGATTTTTGCTTTATTCAAATAGCTTTCAAGCCATTCTACCATTTCCACATCGAGGTGGTTGGTAGGCTCATCCATAATCAAAAGCGTGTGACGGTGCTCGGCTCTGGTTTCTGTTAAAAGTTTTGCCAATGCAACACGTTTGATCTGTCCACCGGAAAGCATTCCCATTTTGGCGGTCAAATCTGTGATTTTAAGCTGAGAAAGAATCTGGCTCATTTCATTTTCAAGATCCCACGCTTTGTGAATTTCCATTTCAGCCAATGCTGTTTCCATTTCATCCGGATCTCCCGAAAGTAAGGCGTGATGGTATTTTTTTAAAGCTAAAATAGGAGCAGAATCTAAAGTCATCATGAATTCCTCAATCGAGAGATCAGATTCAAAATCGATTTCCTGATCAAACAAAACCACCTGAATATCTTTATTGATCACAATATTTCCGCTGTCTGCAATCTCTTTTCCCATCAAAATCTTGAGCAAAGTAGATTTTCCACTGCCGTTTTTGGCAACGATGGCTATTTTGTCACCTTCATTGACGTGAAATGAGACATTTTTAAACAAAGTTTTGATGCCATACGATTTGGTAAGGTTTTCGACAGAAACGTAATTCATTATAATGTGAAGCTTTTGATTGAAGTTGAATCGAGCGGCAAAAGTACAAAATTTAAACCTTAAAAATATGATAGCAAAATTACGGGCTGTTCCCAGAAAAAGATATTGGGATTATTTCATTTTAGTATCAAGATTTCTTTTGGCTTACACGTTTATTCACTATGGTTATAGCAAATTCACAAATGGCGGTCAGTTTGGAATTACAGCTGCAGAAATGAGCAAGCCTCTAAAAGATTTACAACTGTTTCAGGTAATGTGGTATCTTTTTGATCATAATCCATTTAAAATAACTGTAGGAATTCTCCAAATTGTGACAGGGTTGCTGTTGCTTTTTGAATCTACTGCAATCCTTGGCGTTATTTTTTTTATTCCTATAGCAGCAAATATTGTATTAATGGACATCAGCTTTATGAATAGTGCGATGGGAAATGCCTTTACTTTCAGATTTGCATTTTATTTTATTCTCTGTTTTGCTATTTTTTGGAATGATAAAGAACGGATAAAAATCATTTGGACTGCAATGATCAAAAAATTTGCCTGGAAACGCAAATTTCCTTGGATCATGTATGCTTTGGTGCCGGTTTTTGCTATTTTACTTTCGATAGTATCTGCTGTTCCCAACGTGATATATTACTACATTATCTTTCCTGAAGATCTTCTTAAAATTTTTGATTTTTAAAATAAATTCATCTTTAATTTTAAAGTTTTAAATATTCTGATCAAATTTTTCACCGTATAAATTTTTAATGTAGATTTATGCGACAGATTTTTAAAACACAAAACTATGTTGCCAATCAATTTTTTCGCAATTATTACTGCTGCGCTTGTTCCTCTGATAATGGGATTTATCTGGTATCATCCAAAAGTTTTCGGAACAGCTTGGATGAAGATTGCAGGGATCAGTGAAGATAAAATAAAGAAATCGAATATGGGTTTGATCTTTATTCTATCCATATTTCTGTCAATTCTTATCGGAATGTTTCTGCAGTTTGTAACCATTCATCAGTTTGGAGCTTTGGGCATGATCGGTGGTGATGAAACTCTTGCCAAAACTTCTTACACTACATTTATGAATGAATACAGAATGGCCTTCAGATCCTTTGGTCACGGTGCTTTGCATTCTTTTATGACAGGGATTTTCTTCGTTTTTCCGCTTTTCGGAATCAATGCTGCATTTGAAAGAAAATCATGGAAATATGTTTTGTTGAATGCCGGTTACTGGACGATTACAATTACCATCATGGGCGGAATTATCTGCGGCTGGTATGCTGTTGACGGATTTAATCTTACCTCTCCGAAATAATTTACAATTAAAATAAAAGGTTACTTTTGTAGCCTTTTTTTATGGATTACACTTTTAAAATCTATCAGTCAGCAAAAGAGCTTCCCATGGATTGGGAAAACATTATAGCTCAACACAATACACTTCTTTCAAGACCTTATTTTGAAGTGCTTGAAGATGCAAAACCGGAAAATATGGAGTGTTTTTTCGCTGCATTTTTTTCCGGTGAAATTCTGATTGGTGGAGCGTTATTCCAATATTTAAGTTTTACGCATCATCAGACTTTTCAAAAAGGCGAAATCTATTGTGATGTTAAAAATTATTTAGCCAAAAAATTCAGTAAAGACGTTTTATTTGTAGGAAATAATATGCTTACCGGACAGAATGGTTTTTATTTTGACAGCACAAAAATCAGCACAAAACAGGCATCTTTTTTACTGGGCGAAGCGACAGAATATATGCAGAAGACTTACAGAAAGTCGTCTTTGATCATTTATAAAGATTTCCAGAGCAAGTTTATCGAACTTTTTCAGAGTAAAAATCACGACAAATATTTCAGGTTTTCTGTACAGCCGAATATGATGTTGAAACTTAAAGATTCATGGGGAACTTTCGATGATTATTTAAATGATTTTTCAACCAAATACAGAAGCAGAGCCAATACGGCGAGAAAAAAATCAAAGGAAATAGAAAAGAAAGAATTAGATTTAAATGAAATTAAAAAACACAGCGAACGAATCAATTTTCTCTATCAAAATGTAGCTGATAACGCACCCTTCAATACATTTTTTCTTCCTGAAAATCATTTCTACAGACTCAAAGAATCAATGGAAGACAATTTCAGAGTTTTTGGATATTTCCTTCATGGTGAAATGATTGGTTTTTATACTTTAATTCTGAATAATGATGATGTTGATACTTATTTTTTAGGTTACGACAAAAACCTTCAGAAAGAAAAGCAAATCTACCTGAATATGCTTTTGGATATGGTAAAATTCGGGATTGATGAGAAGTTTTCAAGAATTATTTTCGGCAGAACAGCTTTAGAAATAAAATCCACCATCGGCGCCGAACCCTTTGAAATTTTCGGATTGATAAAACACAATAATTTCATGATCAATCCTTTTATGGAAAGAATTTTTCCTTCAATATCTCCAAAAACAGAATGGGTTCAGAGAAAACCATTTAAGTAAAATCAAAATACACGCGCTCACTTTGATGTGATTTTTTAGATTTTATTTAACGAAAACTCCTATAAATTTAATATCGTATTAAGAGCATTTCTAAACTGGAATATTGATTTTTGCATCAAACTTTTATTATGAAGAAACTCAATATTTTAATTCTGCTGTTGTCTGCGTTTTGGCTACAGGCTCAGATCGTTTCCGGAACTGTTTTGTCTAAAGAAGAAAACACTCCGATCCCTTACGTAAAAGTAGGTGTTGAAAAAGAAAACATTGGAATCATCAGTGATGAGAAAGGTCGGTTTTCTATTGATTTTTCAAAGGTAAACCCTTCTGCCAAAGTAAGAATTGATGTTGCAGGTTACGAAACTTATACAGAAAGTGTTGAGAATTTTCTAAAACAAAACGACCGAAAAATTTTTCTGAATGAAAAAATCAAAAATATTCAGGAAGTAAAGATTACACCTAAAAAATTCGTTGATAAAAACTGGGGCGTGAATACGAAAACGAAGAGTGTCATGTATTCTGTAAATCCAGAGTTAAGCAAAGATAATTTTTTAGGTGAAACCGCTCTGGAATTTAAGGCAAGCAAGAAATCCAAGATTAAAAACATTCATCTGAATATCGCAAGCATCACTGCTGACCGTCCCATCATCATGCGCTACACCATTTATAGTGAAAAAAATGGCATGCCGGGAGAAAGTATATTAGATGAAGAAATTACTGTCGAACTGACGAAGGATAAAATTATAGATGATACCTTTACTTTGGATGTCAATGACCAGAATATTTGGGTTCAGGGTAAATTTTTTGTCGGAATTCAGTTTTTAAAAGAATTTGAGGGAAGACTGAATATCAGTGCTGCACTTTTCAGAACCGGTTATCTCAGAAAATTTTACGGCAACTGGGAAAAAATAACTATGGCTGCCCCCGCGATTAACATTGATGTAAAAGTAGACAAAAACGGAAAAAATGAAATGCAGGAATCTGATGAAAATGATGGCCATCTTTCAAATCTTATTCCTGATGTAAGCAAATATCACATGGAAGCAGAACAGTCAATTTACGGGAAAAATACTTCTTCAGGAAAAGTTTTGAAACTGAAAGATGCAGATTTGTACTACGAAACTTATGGTGAAGGCGAGCCTCTGCTTTTGCTCCACGGAAACTCAGGGAGCATCAGGGATTTTTATCAGCAGATTCCTGAACTGTCGAAGTATTTTAAAGTGATAGCCGTTGACACCCGAGCGCAGGGAAAAAGTACGGACAAAACAAAAAAAGACTTTACGTACAAACTTTTCGCTGATGATATGAAGGCTTTGGTGGATGATTTAGGATTAAAAAAAGTAAACATTGCCGGCTGGAGCGATGGTGGAACTACAGGACTTGAGTTTGCGTTGAAATATCCTGAAAATCTGAATAAACTGATTACCATCGGAGCCAACGCCACCGTTGATGGAATCGATGATGAACTGATCACAACATTCAAATTGAATCTTAAAGCAATGCAGTTTGAAAATAATCCCCAGAAATTCAATGAACTGAGATTGCTTAAACTGATGTTGAAAGAGCCGAATATTTCGACCAGGGATTTAAATAAAATTCAATCTGAAGTTCTGGTGATTGCCGGAGAAAGAGATGTGATCAAGCCTGCCCATTCAGAGCTGATTTCAAAGGAAATCCCTAATGCAAAACTGAAAATCTATAAAGATGCCACGCACATGATTCCATTTGAAAATGCCGATGAGCTTAATAAAGATATCATTGAATTTCTGAAGAAATAATTCAATCCAAAGTCAAACTTTTCAGTGACCACAGGCTTCCGTTGTACAGATCCAGATCAACTTTGGTGTTGATGCCGTGCACGATTCCGTTTTCTGTAAATTGCCAGAAATCAAAATGATCATCGGGTGACGGTGTAGGAACATCGTTGTAATTGGCTAACCACAGCGGATAATCATCAAATTCACCTTTCAGAAAATCTTTGTAATAATGATAGTAGGTGTAAATAATGGGCTTTTTGCCGTACGTTTCTTCCACTATTTTACACCAGACTTTCAAATCTTCAACCAATTTTTCCTTAGATTTTTTCCTCGGAATTTTTTCAATATCTAAAATTGGAGGGAGATCGCCTGCTTCAAGTTTCACATTTTCAAGAAAGTTGTTCGCTTGTCTTACAGGATCTTCATCAGCGCGGTAAAAATGGTAAGCCCCACGGATCAGTTCATGCTTTTTAGCCTGCTCCCAAAAATCATTGAAATGTTTATCAGCATTGCGGTTTCCCATCGTAGCTCTCATCACAACAAATTCTAAAGGAATGGTTTTATTGCCAATACTTAAACTGTCCCAAGTAATATCTTCTTTGTTTTGATAGTGCGAAATATCAAGCCCGTAAGTTTTATCTAAATTTTCGCTGATGATTTTCTGAATTCTCGCTGCTTCACGCTCAGAATTTTTAAGTTTTTTGTGAGCCGTTTTATTAAAATACAGAGCATAATAATAAGAGATTTTCTGTTTTAGAAAAAAACCGGTTCCCAAAAGCGTCAACACAAGCACAGCCAGCACCATAATCCTGCGGAGATTGGCTCTTTTTCGGGTATTTTTATGACGTTTTGCGGCAACTTTTCTGGTGTATTTTTTTCTTTTCATCAGAGTACAAAACTAAGTTTTTTTGAAACTGAAACTATGCTTTGCAGTTCTAAAAAGTAACAAGAGTTTTCAAAGTGCAGAAATCTTTTTTTATTATGCAAAGTTATAAACTTGCACAGCGGATTATATTTATTTTTCATCAAGCAACTATGCAATTGAAGAAGGACTATTAATACCTGAATTGGCAGTAGATAAGCAATTTATGAACAAAAAAATCACTCATTCAAATAATTTTATTTGAAGTCTACAAAACTATTATCCCAAAGATCTTTATTAAGATTAAAAAAAAGCATTTTAACTTCCAAATGAAATCTCTTATTATTAGCATCTTTTTCATTCGGGTTGTTAATATTAATAAATCTAATAACGCCGCTATCACATTCTCTATAAATATCAACAACATCAAATTTTCCAAAATGGTAAGTGTATAAGATACCATTTCCTAAATTTATATCTGGTGCTTTATTATTCTTAATCTCTTGTAAAGATGTATTTCTATAATAAAAACCTAATAGATTATTATATATGCTCATATTAGTGTACATAAATAAAAATTGCTCATTAAAAGGTTTGTTAATAGTAGATGTTAGAATTTTATTAATATCTTTTGTTTTAAAATAAATATAATCCTTTTTTACCTTATTATACCTATAATCTCCTGGAGTAATAAATTGTAAATTCTCATTAGAAAATTTCAATTGATAAGCGTAATATTCTCCTTCATGAATGATGGGAGGAGTTTGTTTTAAATAATAATAATTCTTACAGTTTTGCATCAAAAAACAAGAAATAATTATTATTGATTTGATTAGGATTTTAAAAATTCTATTATCGTTCATTGGCGTGTATAATTTTTGTACACTTGTATACATAACACTGCTAATATACAATTTCCACTCATTGTGACCATTTTATTAGAGGAGAAAATTTTGTAAAATCTCATATAAAAAGTTACAAGCAAGTAAAAAAACAGATTGTTAAATTATTGATTTTTCAGCCAAAATCCAAGCTCAAAAAGCAATTAAATCAGTACATTTGTTAGTATGGAAACAAGGGAGAAAATCATCATCATTGGAGGAGGTTTTGCCGGATTGCAATTGGCTAAAACACTGAACAACAAAAACAAAAAGGTCATCGTTCTCGACCGTGTAAACCATCACATGTTTCAGCCGCTCTTTTATCAGGTGGCGTGTGGGAGGATAGAACCTTCCAATATCTCGTTCCCTTTCCGTAAAATTTTTCAGCAGTCGAGAAATACCCAGTTCAGGCTGACTGAAGTGAAAGAAATTATTCCTTCTCAAAATAAAGTGATTACCGACGGAGCAGAATTCAGTTATGATAAACTGATTATTGCTACAGGCTGCAAAACCAATTTTTTCGGCAATAAAGAAATGGAGTCCAGAGCTTTTGGGATGAAAAATACGCAGGAAGCCATCAGCATCAGAAATCATGTTCTGATGACTTTTGAAAGATTAATTCTCGAAAAAAGCCGCAGCGACGATGGTGACTGGAACATCGTTATCGTAGGAAGCGGGCCCACCGGAGTTGAACTGGCAGGCGCTTTTTCTGAAATGAAAAAAGAGATTCTTCCCCGAGATTATCCTTACATGAATTTTGATAATCTTAAAATCATCCTCGTAAGTTCTACCGAAAAACCTTTGGCTGTGATGAGCGAGGAAGCTCAAACCCAATCTGAAAAATACCTCAAAGATCTCGGCGTAGATTTCCTGAGCGGCGAATACGTTACCGATTACGATGGCGACAGGGTTCACATGAAAAGTGGAAAACAGATTGCTTCCAATAACGTCATCTGGGCGGCCGGAGTTACCGGAAATATCATCGACGGATTTGAGCAGGAAAAAATCATCAGAAACAGATACATTACAGATAGATTCAATAAGATCAAAGGCTTTGATAATATTTATGCGATTGGTGATATTGCCTATATGGAAACGCCGAAATATCCGCAGGGGCATCCTCAGGTAGCGAATGTGGCAATCAATCAGGCAAAAAATTTAGGAAAAAATCTTCTGAAAAAAAATCAATCAGAATGGACTGAATATGAATACGATGACAAAGGTTCACTTGCGACAATTGGTAAGCACAGAGCTGTTGTAGATCTTCCGTTTATCAAATTTCAGGGTTTTCTTGCGTGGTATTTTTGGATGTTCCTTCACTTAATGCTAATTTTGAGCGTTAGAAATAAGCTTGCCGTCTTTTTTAACTGGATGTGGAGTTATTTTAACAAAGATTCGTCTCTAAGACTGATCATTTTATCCAATAAGAAAAACGGAACATTACAATGAGAATTGACATTATAAGCGTACTTCCCGAGCTCATGGAAAGTCCATTTCAAACATCTATCCTGAAAAGAGCTGTGGATAAAGGCATTGCCGAAGTTCATTTTCATCAGCTCCGCGACTGGTCAATCAACAAACACCGTCAGATCGACGATGAACCTTATGGCGGCGGTGCAGGAATGGTGATGATGATTGAGCCTATCGACAAATGCATTTCTGAACTGAAAGCTCAGCGTGATTACGACGAAGTAATTTATCTCACTCCGGACGGCGTTACTTTAAACCAAAAAATCGCCAATACACTTTCCATTAAAAACAATCTGATTTTTCTGTGCGGCCATTACAAAGGCATCGATCAGCGCGTGAGAGAACTTCATATCACCAAAGAAATCTCCATCGGTGATTACGTTTTGACGGGAGGGGAACTTGCTGCCTGCGTTTTGGCTGACTCTGTAATAAGACTACTTCCCGGTGTTTTGAATGATGAGCAAAGTGCGTTAACAGATAGTTTTCAGGATAATCTTTTGTCTCCGCCAATTTACACCAGACCCGAAGTTTATAAAGGTCTTGAAGTACCGAAAATTCTGTTGAGCGGGAATTCTAAAATAATTGAAGACTGGCGCTACGATGAGGCTGTACGCATCACCACAGAGAAAAGGCCTGACTTACTGTAGATTGCAAAATTCAAAATTTCAACAAGGTTTTAGTGTGAATTTTTTCATGCATTTATTTTACACCCTATTTTTTTGTGAATCAATGAAATATCATTATGCTTGCAATAGTTAACGTTAAAATATCAATTAAAATGACAATTCATCAAAAAAGTATTTGTATTTTTAACCACACAAATTTTTGAAAGGCTCAATAGAATATTAATTTTTTGCAAACAAATCAATGGAGATTTTTGCATTCTATAACGTTGAAAATTTGTTTTTACCGGATTCTAAGCCCAGCCACAAGTCTGAGAAAACCCAAAGTGGTCTTTTCAACTGGGATTTCAGG
It includes:
- a CDS encoding DUF1761 domain-containing protein; translated protein: MLPINFFAIITAALVPLIMGFIWYHPKVFGTAWMKIAGISEDKIKKSNMGLIFILSIFLSILIGMFLQFVTIHQFGALGMIGGDETLAKTSYTTFMNEYRMAFRSFGHGALHSFMTGIFFVFPLFGINAAFERKSWKYVLLNAGYWTITITIMGGIICGWYAVDGFNLTSPK
- a CDS encoding 8-amino-7-oxononanoate synthase, whose translation is MDYTFKIYQSAKELPMDWENIIAQHNTLLSRPYFEVLEDAKPENMECFFAAFFSGEILIGGALFQYLSFTHHQTFQKGEIYCDVKNYLAKKFSKDVLFVGNNMLTGQNGFYFDSTKISTKQASFLLGEATEYMQKTYRKSSLIIYKDFQSKFIELFQSKNHDKYFRFSVQPNMMLKLKDSWGTFDDYLNDFSTKYRSRANTARKKSKEIEKKELDLNEIKKHSERINFLYQNVADNAPFNTFFLPENHFYRLKESMEDNFRVFGYFLHGEMIGFYTLILNNDDVDTYFLGYDKNLQKEKQIYLNMLLDMVKFGIDEKFSRIIFGRTALEIKSTIGAEPFEIFGLIKHNNFMINPFMERIFPSISPKTEWVQRKPFK
- a CDS encoding alpha/beta fold hydrolase, whose protein sequence is MKKLNILILLLSAFWLQAQIVSGTVLSKEENTPIPYVKVGVEKENIGIISDEKGRFSIDFSKVNPSAKVRIDVAGYETYTESVENFLKQNDRKIFLNEKIKNIQEVKITPKKFVDKNWGVNTKTKSVMYSVNPELSKDNFLGETALEFKASKKSKIKNIHLNIASITADRPIIMRYTIYSEKNGMPGESILDEEITVELTKDKIIDDTFTLDVNDQNIWVQGKFFVGIQFLKEFEGRLNISAALFRTGYLRKFYGNWEKITMAAPAINIDVKVDKNGKNEMQESDENDGHLSNLIPDVSKYHMEAEQSIYGKNTSSGKVLKLKDADLYYETYGEGEPLLLLHGNSGSIRDFYQQIPELSKYFKVIAVDTRAQGKSTDKTKKDFTYKLFADDMKALVDDLGLKKVNIAGWSDGGTTGLEFALKYPENLNKLITIGANATVDGIDDELITTFKLNLKAMQFENNPQKFNELRLLKLMLKEPNISTRDLNKIQSEVLVIAGERDVIKPAHSELISKEIPNAKLKIYKDATHMIPFENADELNKDIIEFLKK
- a CDS encoding glycoside hydrolase family 25 protein gives rise to the protein MKRKKYTRKVAAKRHKNTRKRANLRRIMVLAVLVLTLLGTGFFLKQKISYYYALYFNKTAHKKLKNSEREAARIQKIISENLDKTYGLDISHYQNKEDITWDSLSIGNKTIPLEFVVMRATMGNRNADKHFNDFWEQAKKHELIRGAYHFYRADEDPVRQANNFLENVKLEAGDLPPILDIEKIPRKKSKEKLVEDLKVWCKIVEETYGKKPIIYTYYHYYKDFLKGEFDDYPLWLANYNDVPTPSPDDHFDFWQFTENGIVHGINTKVDLDLYNGSLWSLKSLTLD
- a CDS encoding NAD(P)/FAD-dependent oxidoreductase; amino-acid sequence: METREKIIIIGGGFAGLQLAKTLNNKNKKVIVLDRVNHHMFQPLFYQVACGRIEPSNISFPFRKIFQQSRNTQFRLTEVKEIIPSQNKVITDGAEFSYDKLIIATGCKTNFFGNKEMESRAFGMKNTQEAISIRNHVLMTFERLILEKSRSDDGDWNIVIVGSGPTGVELAGAFSEMKKEILPRDYPYMNFDNLKIILVSSTEKPLAVMSEEAQTQSEKYLKDLGVDFLSGEYVTDYDGDRVHMKSGKQIASNNVIWAAGVTGNIIDGFEQEKIIRNRYITDRFNKIKGFDNIYAIGDIAYMETPKYPQGHPQVANVAINQAKNLGKNLLKKNQSEWTEYEYDDKGSLATIGKHRAVVDLPFIKFQGFLAWYFWMFLHLMLILSVRNKLAVFFNWMWSYFNKDSSLRLIILSNKKNGTLQ
- the trmD gene encoding tRNA (guanosine(37)-N1)-methyltransferase TrmD, which translates into the protein MRIDIISVLPELMESPFQTSILKRAVDKGIAEVHFHQLRDWSINKHRQIDDEPYGGGAGMVMMIEPIDKCISELKAQRDYDEVIYLTPDGVTLNQKIANTLSIKNNLIFLCGHYKGIDQRVRELHITKEISIGDYVLTGGELAACVLADSVIRLLPGVLNDEQSALTDSFQDNLLSPPIYTRPEVYKGLEVPKILLSGNSKIIEDWRYDEAVRITTEKRPDLL